The Brassica napus cultivar Da-Ae chromosome C7, Da-Ae, whole genome shotgun sequence genome has a segment encoding these proteins:
- the LOC106445618 gene encoding cold-regulated 413 plasma membrane protein 1 gives MTFTPMRSDHGTLQNMLGTDLNELATAAKNLANHTFMLTGLGFGTSILEWIASVAAIYLLVLDRTNWKTNMLTSLLIPYIFFSLPSVIFSLFRGEVGKWIAIVAVVLQLFFPKHFREWFELPAAAILLIVVAPNLIAYTFRDNLVGLIICLGIGGYLLQEHIRASGGFKNAFTKANGISNTLGIIALVVFPVWAIIF, from the exons ATGACTTTCACGCCGATGAGGAGTGACCATGGAACCCTTCAAAACATGCTTGGAACAGATCTCAACGAGCTCGCTACCGCTGCTAAGAACCTTGCTAATCACACCTTCATGCTCACTGGTTTAGGCTTTGGTACTTCCATCCTCGAATGGATTGCTTCAGTCGCAGCCAT ATACTTGTTGGTCTTGGACCGAACTAACTGGAAGACCAATATGCTCACATCACTTTTGATTCCTTACATCTTCTTCAGCCTTCCTTCTGTCATCTTTAGCCTTTTCAG AGGAGAAGTTGGTAAATGGATTGCGATTGTAGCTGTTGTTCTACAACTCTTCTTTCCTAAACACTTCCGAG AATGGTTTGAGTTACCGGCTGCTGCGATCCTACTCATTGTGGTGGCTCCGAATTTAATAGCCTACACATTCAGAGACAACTTGGTTGGCTTGATTATATGCTTAGGAATTGGAGGTTACTTGCTTCAAGAACACATTAGAGCTTCTGGTGGATTCAAAAACGCATTCACTAAAGCTAATGGCATCTCCAACACCCTTGGGATTATTGCTCTTGTCGTCTTCCCCGTTTGGGCTATCATCTTTTAA
- the LOC106445617 gene encoding pentatricopeptide repeat-containing protein At2g15980, whose protein sequence is MSSSTLKRILHRTLNTKPDSTHFSSISLFTTVSSPPSDPSNPTSPPDPLVTDAVSILTHHRSKSRWSTLRSLTPSGFTPSQFSDIALRLRNNAHLSLRFFLFTRRNSLCSHDVDSCSTLIHILSRSRLKSHARDVLRLALRIPSSEDRVPRVFRSLIKSYNRCGSAPFVFDLLVKSCLDSKEIDGAVMVMRKLKSRGINLQISTCNALISEVSRRRDASTGYKLYREVFGLDEAKKVKPNVNTFNLMMVSFYREGETEMVERIWGEMEEVVGCFPNVYSFSVLMENYCFRGMMVEAERVWEEMRLKGVVHDVVAYNTMIGGLCSNLEVTKAKKLFEEMGSKGLECTSLTYDHLVRGYCKVKDVDSAMVVYREMESKSFVAEGLTIEGLVEGLCDGNKERVVEAAEIVKEAVRESEFCPSRKCYELLIKRLCEEGKMDRSLSIQAEMVGRGLKPSQETYKAFIDGYGRAGDEETSSLLAIEMAESLKLRDEEEES, encoded by the coding sequence ATGTCAAGCTCAACACTAAAACGGATCCTCCACCGGACCCTAAACACCAAACCCGACTCGACCCATTTCTCTTCAATCTCTCTCTTCACCACCGTTTCTTCTCCACCGTCCGATCCCTCAAACCCTACTTCTCCACCAGATCCACTCGTCACCGACGCCGTCTCAATCCTCACTCACCACCGCTCCAAATCCCGATGGTCCACTCTCCGATCACTCACCCCTTCCGGCTTCACTCCTTCTCAATTCTCCGACATCGCTCTCCGCCTCCGCAACAACGCGCACCTCTCTCTCCGCTTCTTCCTCTTCACCCGCCGCAACTCTCTCTGCTCCCACGACGTCGATTCCTGCTCAACTCTAATCCACATCCTCTCCCGATCTCGCCTCAAAAGCCACGCTCGCGACGTGCTCCGCCTCGCTCTCCGTATCCCCTCCTCCGAAGATCGCGTCCCGAGAGTGTTCCGCTCGTTGATCAAGAGTTACAATCGATGTGGCTCTGCGCCGTTCGTCTTCGATTTGCTGGTGAAATCGTGTCTCGACTCGAAAGAGATCGATGGTGCTGTGATGGTGATGAGGAAGTTGAAGTCTAGAGGAATCAATTTACAGATTAGTACTTGCAATGCTTTGATCTCAGAGGTCTCAAGGCGTAGAGATGCTTCCACTGGATATAAGCTATACAGAGAAGTGTTTGGATTAGATGAAGCTAAGAAGGTTAAGCCAAATGTTAACACTTTTAACTTGATGATGGTGAGTTTCTACAGAGAAGGTGAAACAGAGATGGTGGAGAGGATTTGGGGAGAAATGGAGGAAGTGGTTGGATGCTTTCCTAATGTTTATAGCTTTAGTGTTTTGATGGAGAACTATTGTTTTCGAGGTATGATGGTTGAAGCAGAGAGGGTGTGGGAAGAGATGAGGTTAAAAGGAGTGGTTCATGATGTTGTGGCTTACAACACTATGATTGGTGGCCTTTGTAGTAACTTAGAGGTTACTAAAGCCAAGAAGCTTTTTGAGGAGATGGGGTCGAAGGGACTAGAGTGTACTTCTTTAACTTATGATCATCTCGTTAGAGGGTATTGTAAAGTGAAGGATGTTGATTCGGCTATGGTTGTTTATAGGGAGATGGAAAGTAAGAGTTTTGTAGCAGAGGGTTTAACCATTGAAGGGTTAGTGGAAGGATTGTGTGATGGTAACAAAGAAAGAGTTGTTGAAGCCGCGGAGATCGTGAAGGAAGCGGTGAGGGAATCAGAGTTTTGTCCTAGTCGGAAATGTTATGAGTTGCTGATAAAGAGGTTGTGTGAAGAAGGGAAGATGGATAGATCGTTGAGCATTCAGGCTGAGATGGTTGGAAGAGGACTTAAACCTAGCCAAGAGACGTATAAAGCTTTTATTGACGGGTATGGAAGAGCAGGTGATGAAGAAACATCTTCATTGTTGGCTATAGAAATGGCTGAATCACTCAAGCTAagagatgaggaagaagaaagctaG